ACCTCACGGACTGCGCTTTGATTGACCATTCTCCGATCGGCTGCAGCGGCGAAAACTCCAAATTCAACCTTTCTATGCATGTGGGCCTTAAGCGTCGTGGCAAACCCCTGCAGAATACTTTGAACATCAGCACCAACCTTAAAGAACAGGACATGGTGTTTGGTGCTTCTGAAAAGCTTCGTCAAACGATTCGTGATGCAAAAGAACGTTTCAATCCCAAGGCTATTTTCATTGGCATGGCTTGCGCTACCGCTATTATCGGTGAAGACATTGACTCCGTCGCCGAAGAAATGGAACCTGAAGTTGGCGTGCCTATAATTCCGCTGCACTGCGAAGGCTTCCGTTCCAAGCATTGGTCCACGGGCTTCGACATTGCATTCCATGGCGTTCTCCGTCAAATCGTGAATCGCCATCCGACCAAAAAGCAAAATGACTTGCTCAACATCGTTGCTCTTTGGGGAACGGACTATTTCTCTGAAATGCTTGCTCCGCTTGGCCTCCGCGTGAATTACCTCTTGGATACTGCATCTTTTGATGAAATCCGCCAGGCTTCTGAAGCTGTTGCAACCGCTACTTTCTGCGATACTTTGGGCGGCTACATGGCCACCGCACTTGAAGAATCCTTCGGTGTTCCGCAAATTGATGCTCCGCAGCCGTACGGTATCAAGGGCACTGACGAATGGCTCCGCGCTATTGCAAAAGTTGTCGGTAAAGAAAAAGAAGCTGAAGAATATATCGAAAGTGAACACAAGCGTATTGCTCCGAAGCTCGCTGAACTTCGCGAATTTTTCAAGGGCAAAAACGGCATTGTGATGACGGGTTCTGCTTATGCTCACGGCCTTATCAGTGTTCTTTCGGAACTTGGAATAGGCCACGATGCAGCCCTCGTGTTCCACCATGACCCCATTTACGATGGCGCAGGAAAGCATCAAGACACCTTGAAGGAACTTGTAGAAACTTACGGCGACATTCCGCACTATACTGTAAGTAAGACTCGCGCCTTCCAACTTCCGCAACTTTTGAAGCGTGCCAAGACGGACTTCTTGCTCATTCGCCATCCGGGCCTTGCATCTGTCGCGGGCCACCTCGGGTTCCCGACCCTCACCATGGGCGACGAACATATTCCGGTGGGCTACGAAGGTATCCTCCGCATTGGCGAAATGCTCAAGGGCGTTCTTTCACGTACAAAGTTTAACCAAGTTCTCAAGCGTAATGTGAAGCTCCCGTATTCTGATTGGTGGCTTGCTCAGGACGATCCGTTCTACCTGACACATCATCCAGAAACACTTAACGACCTTCCTGAACCGAGAAATCTCAAGTTCAGCAAAGGCAAAGAATCTAATTCAGAAAACGCATAATAAGGGAGATTTCGAAAATGTCAGAAGCACTTAAAACAAAGAAAAAAAGCAATTCTATTTCGGACCCCCGCTATTCTTGTGCAGTCGGTGCGTCCAATACGGTTGTCGGCATCAAGGGTGCAGTTCCTATAGCCAACTGCTCTCCGGGTTGCCAGCTTAAGCAAACCGCATTCCTCACTTTTGAAAACGGCTTCCAGGGCAGCATTTTTGCTGGTGCCGGTAACATGCCGAGCGCAAACTCTACCGAAAACGACATCGTGTTCGGCGGCATCAAGACTTTGGATCAGTTGATTAAGTCAACGCTCAAAGTTTTCGATGGCGACCTCTATGTTGTTCTCACGGGTTGCGTGGGCGGCCTTATTGGTGATGACGTCCCGAGCTTGGTGAATGAATATCGCGATTTGGGCTACCCGATTGTGGCTGTGGATACCGCAGGCTTCAAGGGCAATAACCTTTTCGGTCACGAAGAAGTGGTGAACGCTATTGTCGATCAGTTTGTGGGCGATTACAAGGGCGAACGCAAGAAGGGCCTTGTCAACCTTTGGTTCGAAGTTCCGTATTACAACCAGAACTGGCGCGGAGATTATCAGGAACTTGCCCGTATTCTCCGTGGCGCTGGCTTTGAAGTGAATGTGCTCTTTGGACCTGAAAATAACGGTGTCAAGGACTGGTTGCGCATTCCAGAAGCCCAGTTCAACTTGGTGGTTTCTCCGTGGGTTGGAGTGAGAAACGCTGAACACCTTGAGAAAAAATACGGTCAGCCGTTCCTTCACATTCCTGAAATTCCCATCGGTGCCGAAGCGACTGCTGAATTTATCCGCAAAGTTGTTGATTTTGCCGGAATCGATAAGGAACAGAGCGAAAAGTTCATTGAACAAGAAAATGGTATTTATTACTACTATTTGGAACACTTCTCTGAATTCTTTGCTGAATACTGGTACGGTATGCCGAGTGAATTTGCGATTACCGCTGATTCCGCTTACACACTTGCCTACACCAAGTTCCTTGCCGACCAAATCGGCCTTATTCCGCGCAAGGCGATTATCACGGACGATCCTCCGCAGAAATTCCGCAAGACCATCGAAGATGCTTTCCATAATATCAGCGAAGGCGTCGATGTTGAAGTGGAATTCGAAGAAGATGGCTACTTGATTGAAAAGGCAATCAAGGAAGTGGATTTCTCTTCTGGTAAGCCGTTGATTCTTGCTTCTTCTTGGGAAATCAATCTTGCCAACGATAAGGGCGCTTTGTTCTTCGAAATTACGCCTCCGTCCAGCGAAACTTTGATTATCAATCGTAGTTTCGTCGGTTACAAGGGTGCACTTAATTTGCTTGAAAAAATTTATAGCGCATCCGTTGGCGGAAAATAAATTTAATGCTTCGTCACTAACATCAACAAAGGTGCCGACTGATTCATCAGCCGGCATTTTTTATTTGAAGTAAATGAATTTGCGAATTGGACATGCGCATGCCCTACTTTACAAGATTCAAAAAGTATTGGTGAATGCTTGTATCGCTATTGAGTTCCG
The window above is part of the Fibrobacter succinogenes genome. Proteins encoded here:
- a CDS encoding nitrogenase component 1; translation: MASTNINLNMTSVENREYRLGTIIGWDGKASDLIKESAYDERSAKKHGGCASKGAGCKLCELQSPLNQETMCSNAIVQCQVGNLTDCALIDHSPIGCSGENSKFNLSMHVGLKRRGKPLQNTLNISTNLKEQDMVFGASEKLRQTIRDAKERFNPKAIFIGMACATAIIGEDIDSVAEEMEPEVGVPIIPLHCEGFRSKHWSTGFDIAFHGVLRQIVNRHPTKKQNDLLNIVALWGTDYFSEMLAPLGLRVNYLLDTASFDEIRQASEAVATATFCDTLGGYMATALEESFGVPQIDAPQPYGIKGTDEWLRAIAKVVGKEKEAEEYIESEHKRIAPKLAELREFFKGKNGIVMTGSAYAHGLISVLSELGIGHDAALVFHHDPIYDGAGKHQDTLKELVETYGDIPHYTVSKTRAFQLPQLLKRAKTDFLLIRHPGLASVAGHLGFPTLTMGDEHIPVGYEGILRIGEMLKGVLSRTKFNQVLKRNVKLPYSDWWLAQDDPFYLTHHPETLNDLPEPRNLKFSKGKESNSENA
- a CDS encoding nitrogenase component 1, with product MSEALKTKKKSNSISDPRYSCAVGASNTVVGIKGAVPIANCSPGCQLKQTAFLTFENGFQGSIFAGAGNMPSANSTENDIVFGGIKTLDQLIKSTLKVFDGDLYVVLTGCVGGLIGDDVPSLVNEYRDLGYPIVAVDTAGFKGNNLFGHEEVVNAIVDQFVGDYKGERKKGLVNLWFEVPYYNQNWRGDYQELARILRGAGFEVNVLFGPENNGVKDWLRIPEAQFNLVVSPWVGVRNAEHLEKKYGQPFLHIPEIPIGAEATAEFIRKVVDFAGIDKEQSEKFIEQENGIYYYYLEHFSEFFAEYWYGMPSEFAITADSAYTLAYTKFLADQIGLIPRKAIITDDPPQKFRKTIEDAFHNISEGVDVEVEFEEDGYLIEKAIKEVDFSSGKPLILASSWEINLANDKGALFFEITPPSSETLIINRSFVGYKGALNLLEKIYSASVGGK